Proteins found in one Triticum urartu cultivar G1812 chromosome 4, Tu2.1, whole genome shotgun sequence genomic segment:
- the LOC125551715 gene encoding 60S ribosomal protein L18-3-like, giving the protein MGIDLVAGGRNKRTKRTAPKSDDVYLKLLVKLYRFLVRRTKSQFNAVILKRLFMSKTNRPPLSLCRLVKFMDGKDNQIAVVVGTITDDKRVYEVPAIKVAALRFTETARARIVNSGGECLTFDQLALRAPLGQNTVLLRGPKNAREAVRHFGKAPGVPHSHTKPYVRSKGRKFEKARGRRNSRGFKV; this is encoded by the exons atg GGTAtcgacctcgtcgccggcggccgTAACAAGAGGACCAAGCGCACCGCGCCAAAGTCGGACGATGTCTACCTCAAGCTTCTGGTGAAG CTCTACCGCTTCCTGGTGAGGAGGACCAAGAGCCAGTTCAATGCCGTGATCCTGAAGCGCCTCTTCATGAGCAAGACCAACCGCCCGCCGCTCTCGCTTTGTCGCCTCGTCAAGTTCATGGACGGCAAG GATAACCAAATCGCTGTGGTCGTGGGCACCATAACAGATGACAAGAGAGTTTACGAGGTGCCGGCGATCAAGGTGGCAGCGCTCAGGTTCACTGAGACGGCAAGGGCCCGCATTGTGAATTCCGGTGGAGAATGCCTCACCTTTGACCAGCTGGCCCTTCGTGCTCCTCTTGGCCAGAACACG GTTCTCCTGAGGGGCCCTAAGAACGCCCGTGAGGCAGTGAGGCACTTCGGTAAGGCTCCTGGTGTGCCGCACAGCCATACCAAGCCTTATGTCCGCTCGAAGGGAAGGAAGTTTGAGAAGGCAAGAGGAAGGAGGAACAGCAGAGGCTTCAAGGTCTAG